Proteins encoded by one window of Dreissena polymorpha isolate Duluth1 chromosome 11, UMN_Dpol_1.0, whole genome shotgun sequence:
- the LOC127851833 gene encoding E3 SUMO-protein ligase ZBED1-like yields MTVGARELGSQPHIGCFAHTLNLGAQKALKMTSVSRILGRVQKLVGYFHRSTTAAAVLSAKTNLLGMKNLKLTCDVPTRWNSAADMLERYLKLQPAVYATLLSPEISRHIDHETSMLNEADTKLAEDIVKCLYPLKAITEAVCTESMPTVSAIIPLIQKVQQNMALIGTDSPMSRSIKEAVLSDLNTRYTSEELQNFLSECTLLDPRFKTTYLTPEAMENTYHRLALLLQSGDGKVHVQADTQAPTPGQHIPPHPVLPERPNTSQSPSPTETSDEENAAKCQRSSDFSKKVGLAAIFDFENVEEATAAKPMSLQEKIEEEIKQYKLMNQISIESNALDWWKKNCIQFPLLASVAKQRLCIPATSVPAERVFSSAGDIVTAQRASLAPELVDMLLFCKKNCDL; encoded by the exons ATGACAGTTGGGGCTAGGGAACTTGGCAGCCAACCACACATTGGTTGCTTCGCTCATACACTCAATCTTGGTGCGCAGAAAGCCCTGAAGATGACTTCCGTCTCAAGGATACTAGGGCGTGTTCAGAAACTTGTCGGGTATTTTCACCGTAGTACTACAGCAGCAGCAGTACTGTCAGCAAAAACCAATCTTTTAGGTATGAAAAACTTAAAGTTGACCTGCGATGTTCCTACACGCTGGAACTCTGCCGCTGACATGTTGGAACGGTACCTCAAGTTGCAGCCTGCTGTTTATGCAACACTTTTGTCACCAGAAATAAGTCGCCACATAGACCATGAGACAAGCATGTTGAATGAAGCAGACACAAAACTGGCAGAGGACATAGTGAAATGCCTGTATCCGTTGAAGGCAATAACAGAAGCAGTCTGCACAGAGAGTATGCCAACAGTTTCAGCTATCATTCCGCTCATACAGAAAGTCCAACAGAATATGGCATTGATAGGCACAGACTCTCCTATGTCACGATCTATCAAGGAGGCCGTCCTAAGTGACTTGAACACTAG GTACACCAGTGAGGAGCTTCAGAATTTCCTGTCTGAGTGCACTCTTCTGGATCCACGTTTCAAGACCACTTACTTGACACCAGAGGCTATGGAGAACACCTACCATCGCTTGGCGCTGTTGTTACAATCTGGGGATGGAAAG GTACACGTTCAAGCTGACACCCAGGCTCCTACCCCTGGACAACATATTCCTCCACATCCTGTGCTTCCCGAGAGGCCAAATACCAGCCAATCACCATCTCCTACTGAGACATCTGATGAAG AGAATGCAGCCAAATGTCAGCGGTCCTCAGACTTCTCAAAGAAAGTTGGTCTTGCAGCTATATTTGACTTTGAGAATGTTGAAGAGGCCACAGCCGCCAAGCCCATGTCCTTGCAGGAGAAAATCGaagaagaaataaaacaatataagctAATGAATCAGATAAGCATAGAAAGCAACGCATTAGACTGGTGGAAGAAAAACTGTATCCAGTTCCCATTACTTGCCTCTGTCGCAAAACAACGCCTGTGCATACCAGCAACATCTGTGCCAGCTGAACGCGTGTTCAGCTCAGCCGGTGATATTGTAACTGCCCAAAGGGCGTCCTTGGCTCCAGAATTGGTtgacatgttgttattttgtaaaaagaaCTGTGATTTGTGA